In a single window of the Campylobacter concisus genome:
- a CDS encoding TRAP transporter large permease, which produces MTIAFLFILLFALMLIGVPVAVSLGTSTVLTMIFFTDIDIATIPQLIFDGINKFSLMAIPMFILAGNLLSKGGSARRIIDFAKSMVGHLPGGLPMSAIFACIIFAAVSGSSPATVVAIGSIMFAAIKEAGYPKEYAVGGITTAGSLGILIPPSVVMIVYGVTAEVSIGKLFMAGVVPGLMLGAFMLVQTYVGAKKLGFKATKAEPLKVRVQKFAKAFWALLIVVVVIGGIYGGIFTPTEAAAASAVYALFISLFIYRDIKIKDLWDICLDSALTTAMIFFIIANAVVFAYLLTSEQIPQAIASMILDANIGMIGFLIFVNILLFIMGQFMEPSSVIMIMVPLLLPISTQLGIDPIHFGIILVVNMEIGMVTPPVGLNLFVASGLTNMNLKEVIMACLPWTLTLFFGLILVTYIPQISLWLPNLMYGH; this is translated from the coding sequence ATGACAATAGCATTTTTATTTATCCTACTTTTTGCGCTGATGCTAATAGGCGTGCCAGTCGCGGTTTCACTGGGAACTAGCACCGTTTTAACGATGATATTTTTTACAGATATCGACATCGCTACGATCCCACAGCTAATTTTTGATGGTATCAATAAATTTTCGCTAATGGCGATACCGATGTTTATCTTGGCTGGAAATTTATTAAGTAAAGGTGGCTCAGCAAGACGTATCATCGACTTTGCAAAGTCTATGGTAGGACACTTGCCTGGCGGCTTGCCTATGAGTGCGATATTTGCCTGCATCATCTTTGCAGCAGTCTCTGGAAGCTCACCTGCGACGGTTGTAGCTATTGGCTCAATTATGTTTGCAGCTATAAAAGAGGCTGGCTATCCAAAAGAGTACGCAGTAGGCGGCATAACTACGGCTGGCTCACTTGGAATTTTGATCCCACCTTCAGTTGTTATGATAGTTTATGGTGTAACAGCTGAGGTAAGTATTGGCAAGCTTTTTATGGCAGGCGTTGTGCCTGGTCTTATGCTTGGCGCTTTTATGCTCGTGCAGACCTATGTAGGTGCAAAAAAGCTTGGATTTAAAGCGACTAAGGCTGAGCCGCTTAAAGTAAGAGTGCAGAAATTTGCAAAAGCATTTTGGGCTCTTTTGATCGTTGTTGTGGTCATCGGCGGAATTTATGGAGGAATTTTTACTCCAACTGAAGCTGCTGCGGCAAGCGCGGTCTATGCGTTATTTATCTCGCTTTTTATCTATAGAGATATAAAGATAAAAGACCTTTGGGATATCTGCCTAGACTCAGCCCTTACAACAGCTATGATATTTTTCATCATCGCAAACGCCGTTGTTTTTGCATATTTGCTAACTAGCGAACAGATCCCTCAAGCGATCGCATCAATGATACTTGACGCAAATATCGGTATGATAGGATTTTTGATATTTGTAAATATCTTGCTCTTTATCATGGGTCAGTTTATGGAGCCTTCAAGCGTCATCATGATCATGGTGCCACTATTGCTTCCGATTTCAACGCAACTTGGCATAGACCCGATACATTTTGGCATTATCTTAGTTGTAAATATGGAGATAGGTATGGTGACTCCGCCTGTTGGACTAAATTTATTTGTCGCAAGCGGTCTTACAAATATGAACTTAAAAGAGGTCATCATGGCGTGCTTGCCGTGGACGCTGACTCTCTTCTTTGGTCTTATCTTGGTTACATATATACCGCAAATTTCACTTTGGTTGCCAAACCTAATGTATGGACATTAA
- a CDS encoding GGDEF domain-containing protein, producing the protein MRRISLYTAQKIIIFSILLTHVCYFFIFLFMKEEILAVTNVFSVATYLFLLRLIYDSPENNKITMLIVQLEILFHALVCMLTLGWGYGFGLLFLASSLILFFTSFTYKFFNYIIVAVQIILSIVCYVYLDGQPVKDFGGFKDLLFVFNLSMVCVFSVIVSYLLESSNLFIFLSILEEKEMAENILNHDPLTGLLNRTSMQKILSQNDLYKNRDFAIVMCDIDNFKKINDTYGHGAGDAVLKSLSGIFKNTFRDKDRVARFGGEEFLAVVLGVKKDAAVSIVERVRESLSKNIVEFENIKINATMTFGVVAHDGTGEFSLEKMIKQADNLLYAGKRNGKNIVMSADYDPKG; encoded by the coding sequence ATGCGTAGAATTTCACTCTATACGGCTCAAAAAATTATCATATTTTCAATATTATTAACTCACGTCTGTTATTTTTTTATTTTTTTATTTATGAAAGAAGAAATTCTAGCAGTTACGAATGTATTTTCAGTAGCAACCTATCTTTTTCTTTTAAGGCTTATTTACGATAGCCCTGAAAATAACAAGATAACAATGCTGATAGTCCAGCTTGAAATTTTATTTCATGCATTAGTTTGTATGCTGACACTTGGATGGGGATATGGATTTGGGTTATTGTTTTTAGCGTCGTCACTAATACTATTTTTTACTTCATTTACCTATAAATTTTTTAACTACATAATAGTTGCAGTGCAAATAATTTTATCTATAGTCTGCTATGTATATTTAGACGGACAGCCTGTAAAAGATTTTGGCGGTTTTAAAGATCTACTTTTTGTTTTTAACTTAAGTATGGTTTGCGTATTCTCGGTTATTGTTTCGTACCTTTTGGAAAGCTCAAATTTATTTATATTTTTAAGCATCTTAGAGGAAAAAGAGATGGCTGAAAATATATTAAATCACGATCCATTAACAGGGCTTTTAAATCGTACTTCGATGCAGAAAATTTTAAGTCAAAACGATCTATATAAAAATAGGGACTTTGCTATCGTTATGTGTGATATTGATAATTTTAAAAAAATAAACGATACTTATGGACACGGTGCAGGAGATGCTGTTTTAAAAAGCTTATCAGGCATATTTAAAAACACATTTAGAGATAAAGATAGAGTAGCTAGATTTGGCGGAGAAGAATTTTTAGCAGTCGTCTTGGGCGTAAAAAAAGATGCAGCTGTAAGTATCGTAGAGCGTGTTAGAGAGAGCTTGAGTAAAAATATAGTTGAGTTTGAAAACATAAAGATCAACGCAACTATGACTTTTGGAGTAGTTGCTCATGATGGTACGGGAGAATTTAGCTTAGAAAAGATGATAAAACAAGCTGATAATCTACTTTATGCTGGTAAGCGAAATGGTAAAAATATCGTTATGAGTGCGGATTACGATCCAAAAGGATAA
- a CDS encoding GGDEF domain-containing protein has translation MTHDFVDQSSYKAIDDIYKTILDVMIAANALSLLLFMIIATPLLFMCLFFIAAGILLRIKFDIKYRVLISLAFHLNIILLVTIIVTTMGWNTGIWIILVGVIFINYFLAFDSKSLTYIMAFLELILLILLYFIHKDEAPLIPSAIRGAIVVCSIVFAFFIVLRLSMFADVITSSGYQQIRKETEELEKDSKHDFLTQLLNRRTIEKTLRFELVANKERSGNTNLVIMLGDIDNFKKINDTYGHDCGDEVLKDVASALKKSFRSKDYVCRWGGEEFLIILPDTKIEFIHEVSKRLKKQINNAKLPDKTPVTMTFGMLICANGIEVNFEQAITLVDKLLYEGKLNGKDRIELEILKKGLDA, from the coding sequence TTGACACACGATTTTGTAGATCAAAGTAGTTATAAAGCGATCGATGATATCTATAAAACGATATTAGACGTTATGATAGCTGCAAATGCACTATCTTTGTTGCTTTTTATGATCATAGCTACACCGCTACTTTTTATGTGCTTGTTTTTTATAGCAGCTGGAATATTGCTTAGAATAAAATTTGACATAAAATATAGAGTATTAATATCCCTTGCATTTCACCTAAATATCATATTGCTTGTTACTATTATTGTTACTACTATGGGTTGGAATACTGGAATTTGGATAATACTTGTTGGTGTAATTTTTATAAACTACTTCCTAGCGTTTGATTCAAAGAGTCTTACTTATATAATGGCATTTTTAGAATTAATCTTGCTTATACTTCTTTATTTTATTCACAAAGATGAGGCACCGCTGATCCCATCTGCTATACGAGGGGCGATAGTCGTGTGCAGTATTGTTTTTGCTTTTTTTATTGTTTTAAGACTTTCAATGTTTGCAGATGTTATCACGTCTAGTGGATATCAGCAAATAAGAAAAGAGACAGAAGAGCTTGAAAAGGACTCAAAGCATGATTTTTTAACGCAGCTTTTAAATAGAAGAACAATAGAAAAAACTTTAAGATTTGAACTAGTTGCTAATAAGGAAAGAAGTGGTAATACAAATTTAGTCATAATGCTAGGCGATATTGATAATTTTAAAAAAATAAACGATACATACGGGCATGACTGTGGCGACGAGGTCTTAAAAGATGTAGCTAGCGCTTTAAAGAAATCATTTAGAAGTAAAGACTATGTTTGCCGCTGGGGCGGAGAAGAATTTTTGATAATCTTGCCCGATACAAAGATAGAATTTATCCACGAAGTGAGCAAAAGGCTTAAAAAACAGATAAACAACGCAAAACTTCCAGATAAAACTCCAGTTACTATGACCTTTGGCATGCTAATATGTGCAAATGGTATTGAGGTGAATTTTGAGCAAGCCATAACTTTAGTAGATAAGCTGCTTTATGAAGGAAAGCTAAATGGCAAAGACCGCATCGAATTAGAAATTTTAAAAAAGGGCTTGGATGCGTAG
- a CDS encoding mechanosensitive ion channel family protein produces MHKILTIVFLSFIMLFGAENNKTQEENILSLTNQILTLNNQIQIIKAQQKDTNSTKADNSNLAGLQKKKNDLLEKIPLYVMQIEVTQNDIDKFILQKNNLEKKVARLEKQLNKDAYVQSAIELEKMKIDYAYFSALINLEEIFKKGAKANSIKEVIDNGLLNLQTNSYVSIKELKDSLNETSSSYDNAFAELDLKKETDEEILIYLKNNADLLSSSMILSELNLVDTVEYINKLIPINSAKFNVGKIVVIIVVFLFFVSLTRILAKLTYWLMSLIASGEGVKEAKDQIVDIVKKPISALLIIYALNICIGVAFYPVPVPLTLANIFSIVYIVAFSWLVLTILNGYGIVIIDKIAQKSRRKEVVNLVLKVVYVIVLIIALLLILQKLGFDISALIASLGIGGLAVAFAAKDIIANFFASVMMLFDNSFSQGDWIVCGDIEGTVVEVGFRKTTIRSFDNALIFVPNSKLASDPVRNWSRRKVGRRIRMLIGIEYGATTDEIKKCVDDIKTMLINHPDIAKSEDITAKKKGLKYRQSIVSVDDYAGYKSNLFVVVDDFADSSINILVYCFAKTIVWGEFLDVKQDVMLKIMDILKQNGLNFAFPSQSLYIESVKDKI; encoded by the coding sequence ATGCATAAAATTTTAACCATCGTCTTTCTCTCATTTATAATGCTTTTTGGTGCTGAAAATAATAAAACACAAGAAGAAAATATACTAAGCCTAACAAATCAAATTTTAACTTTAAATAATCAAATCCAAATCATAAAAGCACAGCAAAAAGATACAAACTCAACAAAAGCTGATAACTCAAATTTAGCTGGACTTCAAAAGAAAAAAAATGACCTTTTGGAAAAAATTCCACTATATGTTATGCAGATTGAGGTAACTCAAAACGATATTGATAAATTTATTTTGCAAAAAAATAATTTAGAAAAAAAAGTAGCTAGATTAGAGAAGCAATTAAATAAAGATGCTTACGTTCAAAGTGCTATTGAGCTTGAAAAAATGAAGATAGATTATGCATATTTCTCAGCTTTAATTAATCTTGAAGAGATATTTAAAAAAGGCGCTAAAGCAAACTCTATAAAAGAGGTGATAGATAATGGACTTTTAAATCTACAAACAAATTCTTACGTCAGTATAAAAGAGCTAAAAGATTCTCTAAATGAGACTTCAAGCTCTTACGATAACGCATTTGCCGAGCTTGATCTAAAAAAAGAGACTGATGAGGAAATTTTAATCTATCTTAAAAACAATGCCGATCTTCTAAGCTCAAGCATGATCTTATCAGAGCTAAATTTAGTCGATACGGTCGAATATATAAATAAGCTAATTCCTATAAATTCGGCAAAATTTAACGTTGGCAAGATCGTAGTTATAATCGTAGTATTTTTATTTTTTGTCTCACTTACAAGAATTCTTGCCAAACTCACATATTGGCTTATGTCACTCATTGCTTCTGGCGAAGGCGTAAAGGAGGCAAAGGATCAGATAGTAGATATCGTTAAAAAGCCTATCTCTGCGCTTCTTATCATTTATGCACTAAATATTTGTATCGGTGTTGCCTTTTATCCAGTACCAGTGCCACTAACTCTAGCAAATATTTTTTCGATCGTCTATATAGTCGCATTTTCATGGCTTGTTTTAACCATCCTAAATGGTTATGGCATAGTAATAATCGATAAAATTGCTCAAAAGAGTAGACGAAAAGAGGTTGTAAATTTAGTTTTAAAAGTGGTCTATGTAATTGTATTAATAATCGCACTTTTACTAATTCTTCAAAAGCTTGGCTTTGATATATCAGCGCTCATAGCTTCACTTGGTATCGGTGGTCTTGCTGTTGCATTTGCGGCAAAAGACATCATCGCAAACTTCTTTGCTTCTGTTATGATGCTCTTTGATAACTCATTTTCACAAGGAGACTGGATAGTTTGTGGCGATATAGAGGGCACTGTCGTTGAGGTTGGCTTTAGAAAGACGACTATCAGAAGTTTTGATAATGCTTTAATCTTTGTGCCAAACTCAAAACTGGCAAGTGATCCTGTTAGAAACTGGAGCAGAAGAAAAGTCGGTAGACGTATCAGAATGCTAATAGGCATTGAGTATGGAGCGACAACTGATGAGATTAAAAAATGTGTAGATGATATAAAAACTATGTTGATAAATCATCCAGATATTGCCAAAAGTGAGGATATAACAGCAAAGAAAAAAGGGCTAAAATATAGACAAAGTATAGTTTCAGTTGATGATTATGCTGGATATAAATCAAATTTATTTGTCGTAGTTGATGATTTTGCAGATAGCTCGATAAATATCTTAGTTTATTGTTTTGCAAAGACTATTGTTTGGGGAGAATTTTTAGATGTCAAACAAGATGTAATGCTAAAGATTATGGATATTTTAAAGCAAAATGGTCTAAATTTCGCATTCCCAAGCCAAAGCTTGTATATTGAAAGCGTCAAAGATAAAATTTAA
- a CDS encoding carbonic anhydrase yields the protein MDDSLLEGAVKFMEDGFLEHEELFKSLQNRQDPHTLFISCVDSRVVPNLITNCLPGELFMVRNIANIVPPYRVSEEFLATTSAIEYALELLNIKNIIICGHSDCGGCAALYMDEKKLKTTPNVRNWIKLIEPIKREVLKFTSDDPAKMAWLTERLNVINSIENIMTYPNVKEEYERGNLQIYGWHYIIETGEIFSYDLKEGTFKLLADKRGENA from the coding sequence ATGGATGACTCGCTACTTGAAGGTGCGGTAAAATTTATGGAAGATGGCTTTTTAGAGCATGAAGAGCTCTTTAAAAGTCTACAAAATAGACAAGACCCACATACCCTTTTTATATCCTGTGTTGATTCAAGAGTAGTACCAAATTTGATAACAAACTGCCTTCCAGGCGAGCTTTTTATGGTACGAAATATCGCAAACATCGTGCCACCTTATAGAGTGAGCGAAGAGTTTTTGGCAACGACTTCGGCTATCGAATATGCATTAGAGCTTTTAAATATCAAAAATATCATTATTTGCGGGCACTCTGACTGTGGCGGATGTGCAGCGCTTTATATGGATGAAAAAAAGCTTAAAACCACGCCAAATGTTAGAAATTGGATAAAGCTAATAGAACCAATTAAGAGAGAAGTACTTAAATTTACAAGCGACGATCCAGCAAAGATGGCGTGGCTAACTGAGAGATTAAATGTGATAAATTCGATCGAAAATATAATGACTTATCCAAATGTAAAAGAGGAGTATGAAAGAGGGAATCTTCAAATTTATGGCTGGCACTACATTATAGAAACCGGCGAAATTTTCAGCTACGATTTAAAAGAGGGCACATTCAAACTTTTAGCAGATAAAAGGGGTGAAAATGCATAA
- a CDS encoding Bax inhibitor-1/YccA family protein, whose amino-acid sequence MSLYDRNYAKQNQEELAYSQSSLSTFIKQTYQLFAASLLSATAGAYVGISIAGVFAANRFLFWGLVIVEFALLFGLMAAKRKEGLNLILLFAFTFISGLTLTPLLSAILAMPSGAGIVAQAFGLTTVAFGALSVFAMNTKRDFTTMGKMLFITLIIIIAAAIINIFIKSTMFQLVIASISSILFSAYILFDTQNIIRGNYETPVEGAVALYLDFVNLFTSLLQILGIFNRND is encoded by the coding sequence ATGAGTCTGTATGATAGGAACTACGCAAAACAAAATCAAGAAGAACTTGCGTACTCTCAAAGCTCACTAAGCACTTTTATAAAACAAACTTATCAACTTTTTGCAGCATCACTACTTTCAGCAACAGCTGGCGCCTATGTAGGTATTAGCATTGCTGGCGTTTTTGCGGCAAATAGATTTTTGTTTTGGGGGCTTGTTATAGTCGAGTTTGCACTACTTTTTGGTTTAATGGCAGCTAAACGTAAAGAGGGATTGAATTTAATACTTCTATTTGCATTTACTTTTATAAGTGGCCTTACACTAACTCCGCTACTTTCAGCGATCTTGGCTATGCCAAGTGGAGCTGGTATCGTAGCTCAAGCATTTGGACTAACAACAGTTGCTTTTGGTGCGTTAAGCGTCTTTGCGATGAATACAAAACGTGACTTTACAACAATGGGTAAAATGTTATTCATAACCTTAATTATTATCATTGCAGCAGCTATTATCAATATCTTTATTAAAAGTACAATGTTTCAACTTGTAATCGCAAGTATTTCATCGATCTTATTTAGCGCATATATACTTTTTGATACGCAAAATATTATCCGTGGAAACTATGAAACACCAGTTGAAGGCGCAGTTGCTTTGTATCTTGATTTTGTAAATCTATTTACATCATTACTACAAATTTTAGGAATTTTTAATAGAAACGACTAA
- a CDS encoding thiamine-phosphate pyrophosphorylase, whose amino-acid sequence METTKDERIYRVIDANLNRLKEGLRVVEDIKRYVFDDAKLAYKIKSLRHKAKIPQKEFLKFRNSQNDVLKTSTKSEQARENLDEIITANFKRAQESARVLEECFKLINLEQAELFKSIRYELYEIEKEL is encoded by the coding sequence ATAGAAACGACTAAAGATGAGCGCATCTACCGAGTAATAGATGCGAATCTAAATAGGCTAAAAGAAGGGCTTCGCGTTGTTGAAGATATAAAAAGATATGTCTTTGATGACGCCAAGCTCGCCTATAAGATAAAATCCCTCCGCCACAAGGCAAAGATCCCGCAAAAAGAATTTTTAAAATTTAGAAATTCTCAAAACGACGTTTTAAAAACTAGCACAAAAAGCGAGCAAGCTAGAGAAAATTTAGACGAGATCATCACTGCAAATTTCAAGCGCGCCCAGGAAAGCGCTCGCGTGCTTGAAGAGTGCTTTAAGCTCATAAATTTAGAACAAGCTGAGCTTTTTAAAAGCATAAGATACGAGCTTTATGAGATTGAAAAAGAACTTTAA
- the secG gene encoding preprotein translocase subunit SecG — protein sequence MSLIFLILQFALAVIITIAVLLQKSSSIGLGAYSGSNESLFGAKGPAGFLAKFTFIVGILFILNTLALGYFYNKDLKRSIVDSVDSKSLVIPKSNDVPSAPSAPQTPAK from the coding sequence GTGAGTTTAATATTTTTGATCTTGCAGTTTGCTCTAGCTGTCATCATAACTATCGCTGTTTTACTTCAAAAAAGCTCATCTATCGGACTTGGGGCATATAGCGGAAGTAACGAGAGTCTTTTTGGAGCAAAAGGACCAGCTGGATTTTTAGCTAAATTTACTTTTATCGTAGGTATTTTATTTATCTTAAATACACTTGCACTTGGATACTTCTACAATAAAGATCTAAAGCGCTCTATCGTTGATAGCGTCGATAGTAAATCTCTAGTCATACCAAAGTCAAACGACGTACCATCAGCTCCTAGTGCACCACAAACTCCAGCAAAATAA
- a CDS encoding polysaccharide deacetylase family protein: MIKTLLALFLTLTFALADAHILVYHRFDDPRHISTDISIKNLREQFEYFKNNGYEVVKLSKLVDAVNAGEKIPDNWIVITVDDGYKSFYDKALSVFKEYNYPFALMLYVEASANKYGDYLDFDQIKELEAYGEIGYHSYAHPRMTKLSDEALREDFQKGVETFEKHMGYKPKFFAVPYGEIDSRVVKLAKEFGFLALLNQNSGAVSDKSDVYDLYRTPVMNGTKIALTFNSKFLNAQWIFPDSYPQNNAIDKLIIKTDTNASEGSFFMTGFNGFKKVPMTNGVFECKFNPPLDERKVLISLKVDHQRSTKLLIKDINAK; this comes from the coding sequence ATGATAAAAACACTTTTAGCGTTATTCTTGACGCTAACATTTGCTTTAGCAGACGCTCATATTTTAGTCTATCATCGCTTTGATGACCCAAGACACATAAGCACTGATATTTCTATTAAAAATTTAAGAGAGCAGTTTGAATATTTCAAAAATAATGGCTATGAAGTCGTTAAACTTTCAAAGTTAGTCGATGCTGTAAACGCTGGCGAAAAAATACCTGATAACTGGATCGTCATCACTGTAGATGATGGTTATAAAAGTTTCTATGACAAGGCCCTTAGTGTATTTAAAGAGTACAACTATCCATTTGCGCTAATGCTTTATGTGGAAGCCAGCGCAAATAAATATGGCGATTATTTGGACTTTGATCAGATTAAAGAACTTGAGGCTTATGGCGAGATTGGGTACCACTCGTACGCTCATCCAAGGATGACAAAGCTTAGCGATGAGGCCTTAAGAGAGGATTTTCAAAAGGGTGTAGAGACCTTTGAAAAACATATGGGTTATAAGCCAAAATTCTTTGCAGTACCTTATGGTGAGATCGATAGTCGAGTCGTAAAACTTGCAAAAGAATTTGGTTTTTTAGCACTTTTAAATCAAAACTCAGGTGCAGTTTCAGACAAGAGTGATGTTTACGATCTTTATAGAACGCCCGTAATGAACGGTACCAAAATAGCACTAACGTTTAATAGCAAATTTTTAAATGCCCAGTGGATATTTCCGGATAGCTATCCACAAAATAATGCAATAGACAAACTTATTATAAAAACTGATACAAATGCTAGCGAAGGTAGTTTTTTTATGACTGGCTTTAATGGCTTTAAAAAGGTACCTATGACAAATGGTGTTTTTGAGTGTAAATTTAACCCACCGCTCGACGAACGCAAAGTTTTAATATCACTAAAAGTAGATCATCAACGAAGTACAAAACTTCTAATAAAGGACATCAATGCTAAATAA
- the frr gene encoding ribosome recycling factor, with protein sequence MLNKIYETQKEGCEKAIASLKRDFTTLRTGKVNINIVDHVMVDYYGSPTPLNQVATVLTSDASTIAITPWEKSMIKAISSAIQAANIGVNPNSDGESVKLFFPPMTVEQRQENAKHAKSMGEKAKVSIRNVRKDANDEVKKLEKDKAITEDESKKGQDEVQKITDTYTAKIDTLVKEKEAELLKI encoded by the coding sequence ATGCTAAATAAAATTTACGAAACACAAAAAGAAGGCTGCGAGAAAGCAATAGCTTCATTAAAACGCGACTTTACAACGCTTAGAACGGGCAAGGTAAACATTAATATTGTAGATCATGTAATGGTTGATTATTACGGCTCGCCAACTCCGCTCAACCAAGTAGCCACTGTGCTTACAAGCGACGCTTCAACTATCGCTATCACACCTTGGGAAAAGAGCATGATAAAAGCGATCTCTTCAGCTATCCAAGCAGCAAATATCGGTGTCAATCCAAATAGTGATGGTGAGAGTGTCAAGCTATTTTTTCCACCTATGACCGTCGAGCAACGCCAAGAAAATGCAAAACATGCAAAATCAATGGGAGAAAAAGCCAAAGTTAGTATAAGAAACGTAAGAAAAGATGCAAATGATGAAGTCAAAAAGCTTGAAAAAGATAAAGCTATAACTGAGGACGAGAGCAAAAAGGGGCAGGATGAGGTTCAAAAGATAACTGACACCTACACTGCAAAAATCGATACTCTTGTAAAAGAAAAAGAAGCTGAGCTTTTAAAAATCTAA
- the vapC gene encoding type II toxin-antitoxin system tRNA(fMet)-specific endonuclease VapC, with translation MFLLDTNICSYLISSTEPYSQNILSHLTKHGKKDIFISSITIAEMFYGIENSTQKELNLRLMSDFISNFGVLDFTSKCAASYGKIRLEMRNKNRRIGDMDMLIAAVALSNDLVLVTNNEKDFKDISELRMENWSI, from the coding sequence ATGTTTTTGCTCGATACTAATATTTGTAGTTACTTGATTTCTAGCACCGAGCCTTACAGTCAAAATATACTAAGCCATTTGACCAAACATGGCAAAAAAGATATTTTTATTTCAAGCATAACGATAGCCGAAATGTTTTACGGTATAGAAAATTCCACTCAAAAAGAGCTAAATTTAAGACTCATGAGCGATTTTATCTCAAATTTCGGCGTTTTGGATTTTACGAGCAAATGCGCGGCAAGCTACGGCAAAATAAGGCTTGAGATGAGAAATAAAAACAGAAGGATAGGCGATATGGACATGCTGATTGCCGCCGTAGCGCTTAGTAATGATCTTGTTTTGGTTACGAATAACGAAAAAGATTTTAAAGATATAAGCGAGCTTAGGATGGAAAATTGGAGCATTTGA
- a CDS encoding antitoxin translates to MQVRLKVFKSGNSLALRLPKSLNLDNVKEFILKSFDNNEVILTPVKDDEWSGLFKTLNELKDAGVKFERAEPSLPQERNFGFK, encoded by the coding sequence ATGCAGGTTAGATTAAAAGTATTTAAAAGCGGTAACTCTTTGGCACTAAGGCTTCCAAAAAGCCTAAATTTAGACAACGTAAAAGAATTTATATTAAAGAGCTTTGATAATAACGAAGTGATTTTGACTCCGGTTAAAGATGATGAATGGAGCGGACTATTTAAGACTTTAAACGAGCTAAAAGATGCTGGAGTTAAATTTGAAAGAGCCGAGCCAAGCTTGCCTCAAGAGCGAAATTTTGGATTTAAATAA
- a CDS encoding site-specific integrase produces MLPYSKDEANTIFKIVQNFKETNTTPSKRISANDLYYITMIAAYSGMRINEIVRLRARDIVQHNNVLCFSINRDDGKSTKNINSIRLVSVHSKLIELGLMEFVKQRASSNKSIFKVSNKDFSEIFRSQIQRKLISNDKQKTFYSFRHYFIDTLVQQEVEPNIIAQIVGHEKQYKILLGTYATNINASVLKAKVEMVSY; encoded by the coding sequence GTGCTACCTTACAGCAAGGATGAAGCCAACACTATCTTTAAAATAGTCCAAAATTTTAAAGAGACTAACACAACACCTAGCAAACGCATAAGTGCAAATGATTTATACTATATAACCATGATAGCAGCATATAGTGGTATGAGGATAAATGAGATAGTTCGGCTAAGAGCACGTGACATCGTGCAGCACAATAACGTGCTTTGCTTTAGTATAAATAGAGATGATGGCAAGAGTACTAAAAATATAAATTCCATAAGGCTTGTATCAGTTCATAGTAAGCTAATAGAGCTTGGACTAATGGAGTTTGTAAAACAAAGAGCTAGCTCAAACAAAAGCATCTTTAAAGTAAGCAATAAAGACTTTTCTGAAATTTTTAGATCTCAAATACAACGAAAACTAATAAGCAACGATAAGCAAAAGACTTTTTACTCTTTTAGACACTATTTTATAGATACGCTTGTCCAACAAGAAGTAGAGCCAAATATCATAGCTCAAATAGTAGGACATGAGAAACAGTATAAAATTTTACTTGGAACCTATGCTACAAATATAAATGCTAGTGTGTTAAAAGCAAAAGTTGAAATGGTAAGTTACTAA